The following are from one region of the Cetobacterium somerae genome:
- a CDS encoding MogA/MoaB family molybdenum cofactor biosynthesis protein, which produces MIRVAIVTLSDKGSRGERVDVTGQKLKEIFEKHLSYETVYYNMLPDTYEEICEELIKLADEDIADLIVTNGGTGFSKRDVTPEATLAVIEREAPGVAEYMRAKSFEITPKAMLSRARCGIRKGSIILNLPGSPKGATENLNFVIDALVHGVEILKGAAVECATPIKK; this is translated from the coding sequence ATGATAAGAGTAGCTATAGTAACATTAAGTGATAAAGGTTCAAGAGGAGAGAGAGTCGACGTAACAGGACAAAAGTTAAAAGAGATTTTTGAAAAGCATCTAAGTTATGAAACTGTTTATTATAATATGCTTCCAGATACTTACGAAGAGATTTGTGAAGAGTTAATAAAATTAGCTGACGAAGATATAGCTGATCTGATTGTAACAAATGGTGGAACAGGGTTTTCAAAAAGAGATGTGACACCTGAAGCAACACTTGCGGTAATCGAAAGGGAAGCACCAGGAGTAGCAGAGTATATGAGAGCTAAATCATTTGAGATAACACCGAAAGCTATGTTAAGTAGAGCAAGATGTGGAATAAGAAAGGGAAGTATAATTTTAAATCTTCCAGGAAGTCCAAAAGGAGCAACAGAGAATCTAAACTTTGTAATAGATGCATTAGTTCATGGAGTTGAGATACTAAAGGGTGCAGCTGTAGAGTGTGCAACACCTATTAAAAAATAG
- a CDS encoding LysE family transporter has protein sequence MIFLKGIITGLILSLPFGPVGIYCMEKAMIEGEKKAYVSALGMVTVDIIYGIISFLFISRVECYVIKFETPLKVLISVFLIFVGSKKFFGKPKVKEVEDDNYTLVQDYFETFLLAIFNISSILVIAGIYTLLGILDSPIREMTVLELGTGIGIGGASLWFTTIFLIYHFKKKVTMDILLKLSKLSGLIILIFGIATIIFAFYK, from the coding sequence ATGATTTTTTTAAAAGGGATTATAACAGGTTTAATATTATCGCTTCCCTTTGGACCAGTGGGCATTTACTGTATGGAAAAGGCTATGATCGAAGGCGAAAAAAAAGCGTATGTATCAGCGCTGGGAATGGTAACTGTAGATATAATTTATGGTATTATATCATTTCTATTTATAAGTAGAGTTGAATGTTATGTTATTAAATTCGAAACTCCGCTAAAAGTGTTGATAAGTGTATTTTTAATTTTTGTAGGGAGTAAGAAGTTTTTTGGAAAACCTAAAGTTAAAGAGGTTGAAGATGATAACTATACTTTAGTACAAGACTATTTTGAAACTTTTTTACTTGCAATATTTAATATCTCGTCGATTCTTGTAATTGCAGGAATTTATACACTTCTTGGGATATTAGATAGCCCTATTAGAGAAATGACAGTATTAGAGTTAGGAACTGGAATTGGAATTGGAGGAGCATCACTATGGTTTACAACAATCTTTTTAATATATCATTTTAAAAAGAAAGTAACTATGGATATTCTTTTAAAACTAAGCAAACTTTCAGGATTAATAATTCTAATCTTCGGAATTGCAACTATTATATTTGCCTTCTACAAATAA
- a CDS encoding SIR2 family protein yields the protein MSFFNKFNDTDKINLFLGDFLVRNAGYPTRRELAKLLMKDMKENIKGYIRDENSLFQVSQVYLDGVVSSRSSLLKKIKNLYETNRETAEVLNIFSESNKINAVFSTDYDIVLDDINCNKVVKILPTDEEFTIASNGEVKHYKILGDVNRHEKIFVSIQDFRKLKVLDFYKNFFRNIKEDMESYPTLILGLDLNNSDFIDMLEVVLTGVNPKDVIYAVSNSNVLKTKTIERLNELGIKLLPHSEEEFFKELKSYLCSMQLDDSELKEAYIGKKLFR from the coding sequence ATGAGTTTTTTCAATAAATTTAATGATACAGACAAAATTAATCTTTTTTTAGGTGATTTTTTAGTAAGAAACGCTGGATATCCAACAAGAAGAGAGTTAGCTAAACTGTTAATGAAAGATATGAAAGAAAATATAAAGGGCTACATAAGAGACGAAAACTCTTTATTCCAAGTTAGCCAAGTTTATTTAGATGGAGTTGTTAGCAGTAGAAGTTCATTATTGAAAAAAATCAAAAATTTGTACGAAACAAACAGAGAAACTGCAGAGGTATTAAATATTTTCTCTGAAAGTAATAAGATTAATGCTGTTTTTTCAACAGATTACGATATAGTTTTAGATGATATAAACTGCAACAAAGTAGTAAAAATATTACCGACAGATGAAGAGTTTACAATAGCATCAAATGGAGAGGTTAAGCATTATAAGATTCTTGGAGATGTAAATAGACATGAAAAGATTTTCGTTTCTATCCAAGACTTTAGAAAGCTAAAAGTTTTAGATTTTTACAAAAACTTTTTCAGAAATATAAAAGAGGATATGGAAAGTTATCCAACGCTAATTTTAGGATTAGACTTAAATAATTCAGACTTTATAGACATGCTAGAAGTTGTATTAACAGGTGTAAATCCAAAAGATGTTATTTACGCTGTAAGTAATTCAAATGTTTTAAAAACAAAAACAATTGAAAGATTAAACGAATTAGGAATAAAATTGTTACCACACAGTGAAGAGGAATTTTTCAAAGAGTTAAAGAGCTACCTATGCTCAATGCAATTAGATGACTCTGAATTAAAAGAGGCATATATTGGAAAAAAGCTCTTTCGGTAA
- a CDS encoding deoxynucleoside kinase: protein MKNVICIEGVVGAGKTTLGELLAKELSIEFFQEPYIDNPFLDKFYSNKERYSLLSQMYFLNKRIEIIEEASKFNGCIMDRSIYGDYLFAKMHLKNGFMTADEFSLYQSFWEKLISSRTNPLLIIYLETSVDNAMRKIKERGRDFELGVEKEYWNSLNEEYSNFFNEYNDSVVLKINIDNMDIRDNEEDRKQFFEIVKSKLKQLSL, encoded by the coding sequence ATGAAAAATGTTATCTGTATAGAAGGAGTTGTTGGAGCTGGAAAAACAACTTTAGGAGAGCTATTAGCTAAAGAGTTATCAATAGAGTTTTTTCAAGAACCGTATATAGATAACCCTTTTTTAGATAAATTCTATTCAAATAAAGAAAGATATTCTTTATTAAGTCAGATGTATTTTTTAAATAAAAGAATAGAAATAATAGAAGAAGCTTCTAAATTCAATGGTTGCATTATGGATAGAAGTATCTATGGTGACTATTTATTTGCAAAAATGCACTTAAAAAATGGATTTATGACAGCCGATGAATTTTCGTTATATCAATCTTTTTGGGAAAAACTAATATCATCAAGAACTAATCCATTATTGATTATTTATTTAGAGACAAGTGTTGATAATGCTATGAGAAAAATAAAGGAAAGAGGAAGAGATTTTGAACTTGGAGTTGAAAAAGAGTATTGGAACTCTTTAAATGAAGAGTACTCTAACTTTTTTAATGAGTATAATGATTCAGTTGTTTTAAAGATAAATATAGATAATATGGATATTAGAGATAATGAAGAGGATAGAAAACAATTTTTTGAGATAGTTAAATCTAAATTGAAACAGCTAAGCCTGTAA
- the rnmV gene encoding ribonuclease M5, giving the protein MKKTIKEVIVVEGRDDISAVKAAVDAEIIQTNGFAIRKKGNIEKLRVAYENKGIIVLTDPDFVGEELRKYILKFFPEAKQAYISRKEGSKDGDIGVENATPEAIIKALENAKCEVVQNTESIFNMEILMDYKLSGFAESKELREKLGTELRIGYSNAKQFLSKLNRYGITMDQFLVAIDNIKKTKEN; this is encoded by the coding sequence ATGAAAAAGACAATTAAAGAGGTTATCGTTGTTGAAGGAAGAGACGATATATCTGCAGTAAAAGCAGCAGTAGATGCTGAGATTATACAAACTAATGGTTTTGCTATTAGAAAAAAAGGAAACATAGAGAAATTAAGAGTTGCTTATGAAAATAAAGGGATAATAGTTTTAACAGATCCAGATTTCGTAGGAGAAGAGTTAAGAAAATATATCTTAAAGTTTTTCCCAGAAGCAAAACAAGCTTATATAAGTAGAAAAGAAGGATCTAAAGATGGAGATATCGGTGTTGAAAATGCAACTCCAGAAGCTATAATAAAAGCCTTAGAAAATGCAAAGTGTGAAGTAGTTCAAAATACAGAATCTATATTTAATATGGAGATTCTAATGGATTATAAACTTTCAGGATTTGCTGAGTCTAAGGAGTTAAGAGAAAAGCTTGGAACAGAGTTAAGAATAGGATACTCTAATGCAAAGCAGTTTCTATCTAAATTAAATAGATATGGAATAACTATGGATCAGTTTTTAGTAGCAATAGATAACATAAAAAAAACCAAGGAAAATTAA
- the udk gene encoding uridine kinase, translated as MKNCILIGVAGGSGSGKTTVAHNLVKAFKSEDAVLVEQDAYYKELTNLTIEEKAAVNFDHPNSIEFDLLREHLTKLVNGESIDRPIYDFTTHSRKEGCVKIHPSKIIIVEGILIFAVPEIRELFDVKIFVDTDADEMILRRIERDMTERGRSFESVKNQYLKTVKPMYLEFCEPSKRYADVIIPRGGENKVAIGMVTSNLKRFLQKGVLG; from the coding sequence ATGAAAAATTGCATATTGATCGGAGTAGCTGGAGGAAGTGGAAGCGGAAAAACTACAGTAGCACATAATTTAGTAAAGGCTTTCAAATCAGAAGACGCAGTACTAGTTGAGCAAGATGCTTATTATAAAGAGCTAACTAATTTAACGATAGAGGAGAAGGCTGCAGTTAACTTTGACCATCCAAATTCTATAGAGTTTGATTTATTAAGAGAGCACTTAACTAAACTTGTAAACGGAGAGTCAATAGATAGACCAATCTATGATTTCACAACTCACTCTAGAAAAGAGGGATGCGTAAAGATACACCCATCAAAAATAATAATCGTAGAAGGAATATTAATTTTTGCTGTTCCAGAAATTAGAGAGTTATTTGATGTGAAAATATTCGTAGATACAGATGCTGATGAAATGATCTTAAGAAGAATCGAGAGAGATATGACAGAGAGAGGAAGAAGTTTTGAGTCTGTTAAAAATCAATATTTAAAAACTGTAAAACCGATGTACTTAGAGTTCTGTGAGCCAAGTAAAAGATATGCAGATGTTATAATTCCAAGAGGTGGAGAGAATAAAGTTGCTATTGGAATGGTAACAAGTAACTTAAAAAGATTCCTTCAAAAAGGAGTGTTAGGATAA
- the guaA gene encoding glutamine-hydrolyzing GMP synthase, whose protein sequence is MKKNSIIILDFGSQYNQLIARRVREMGVYAEVVPYFEPLEDILAREPKGIILSGGPASVYLDGSPTIEKALYEQGIPVLGICYGMQLTSQLLGGTVERADKQEFGKAELIIDELESPLFKDVPNLNQVWMSHGDHVTVLPEGFKQIAHTDSCIAASANVEKNIYCIQYHAEVTHSEYGAKMLENFVFGVAKCEKNWSMGNYIEQTVKSIKETVGDKKVLLGLSGGVDSSVAAALIHKAIGDQLICIFVDTGLLRKDEAKNVMEIYGENFHMNIKCVDAEERFLSKLAGVTDPEAKRKIIGKEFVEVFNDEASKLTDVKFLAQGTIYPDVIESQSVKGPSATIKSHHNVGGLPEDMKFELLEPLRELFKDEVRAVGRELGIPAHMVDRHPFPGPGLGIRILGEVDKEKADILREADDIFIKELRAADLYKEVSQAFVVLLPVKSVGVMGDERTYEYTAVLRSANTIDFMTATWSRLPYEFLDKVSNRIINEVKGINRLTYDISSKPPATIEWE, encoded by the coding sequence ATGAAGAAAAATAGCATCATTATTCTTGACTTTGGTTCTCAGTATAACCAGTTAATAGCAAGAAGAGTAAGAGAAATGGGAGTTTACGCTGAGGTTGTTCCTTATTTCGAACCGTTAGAGGATATTTTAGCTAGAGAGCCTAAAGGTATCATCCTTTCTGGTGGACCTGCTTCAGTTTATTTAGATGGATCGCCAACAATTGAAAAGGCATTATATGAGCAAGGAATTCCAGTTTTAGGAATCTGTTACGGAATGCAATTAACTTCTCAATTATTAGGTGGAACTGTTGAAAGAGCTGATAAGCAAGAGTTTGGAAAAGCTGAGCTTATTATTGACGAATTAGAAAGTCCATTATTCAAAGATGTTCCTAACTTAAACCAAGTTTGGATGAGTCATGGAGACCACGTAACAGTATTACCAGAAGGATTTAAGCAAATCGCTCATACAGATTCTTGTATAGCTGCTTCTGCTAATGTTGAAAAAAATATCTACTGTATCCAATACCACGCTGAGGTTACTCACTCTGAGTATGGAGCAAAGATGTTAGAGAACTTCGTATTCGGAGTTGCTAAATGTGAAAAGAACTGGTCAATGGGTAACTACATTGAGCAAACAGTTAAATCTATAAAAGAAACTGTAGGAGATAAGAAAGTTTTACTTGGACTTTCTGGAGGAGTTGACTCTTCTGTTGCTGCTGCATTAATACACAAAGCTATTGGAGATCAATTAATCTGTATTTTCGTTGATACAGGACTTCTTAGAAAAGACGAAGCTAAAAACGTAATGGAGATCTACGGAGAAAACTTCCACATGAACATTAAATGCGTTGATGCTGAAGAGAGATTCCTAAGCAAATTAGCTGGAGTTACTGATCCAGAAGCTAAGAGAAAAATAATTGGAAAAGAGTTCGTTGAAGTATTCAATGATGAGGCATCTAAATTAACTGATGTTAAATTCCTTGCTCAAGGAACAATCTATCCAGATGTAATAGAGTCTCAATCTGTAAAAGGACCTTCTGCTACAATTAAATCTCACCACAACGTTGGAGGACTTCCTGAGGATATGAAATTTGAATTACTTGAGCCTTTAAGAGAGTTATTCAAAGATGAGGTTAGAGCTGTTGGAAGAGAGTTAGGAATCCCTGCTCACATGGTTGACAGACACCCATTCCCAGGTCCAGGACTTGGAATCAGAATCTTAGGAGAAGTTGATAAAGAGAAAGCTGATATCTTAAGAGAAGCTGACGATATCTTTATTAAAGAGTTAAGAGCTGCTGATTTATATAAAGAGGTTAGCCAAGCTTTCGTTGTACTTTTACCTGTTAAATCAGTTGGAGTTATGGGAGACGAAAGAACTTATGAGTACACTGCTGTTTTAAGATCAGCTAACACTATTGACTTTATGACTGCTACATGGTCTAGATTACCATATGAGTTCTTAGATAAAGTTTCTAATAGAATCATAAATGAGGTTAAGGGAATCAACAGATTAACTTACGATATCTCATCTAAGCCACCTGCTACTATCGAGTGGGAATAA
- a CDS encoding RelA/SpoT domain-containing protein, whose product MLDNTIDREEFFKAFCITEEYFNSTGLNWDELMKIYADYIKLVPYLEKEAEHIVSKLIDSEGVHSVRRRVKRATHLVEKIIRKGRKYADRGISVENYKEIITDLIGIRVLHLFKDDWRGIHCEITKLWDTKETPQINIRRGDYNIQDLKNTIQDLDCEIIVRDHGYRSIHYLIGVPVTKHDEVLVEIQVRTVFEEAWSEIDHLMRYPYDVDNPIITEYLGIFNRIVGSADEMGMFIKKIKKEFSNGKGLEDNFRELDLKFK is encoded by the coding sequence ATATTAGATAATACGATAGACAGAGAAGAATTTTTTAAAGCTTTCTGTATAACAGAGGAGTACTTTAACTCCACTGGTCTTAATTGGGATGAGCTTATGAAAATCTATGCTGACTATATAAAATTAGTTCCTTATTTAGAAAAAGAAGCTGAACATATAGTATCTAAATTAATTGATAGTGAAGGGGTTCACTCAGTTAGAAGACGAGTTAAAAGAGCAACACATCTTGTTGAAAAAATAATAAGAAAAGGTCGCAAATATGCAGACCGTGGAATAAGTGTAGAAAACTATAAAGAGATTATAACTGACCTCATAGGAATACGTGTGCTACATCTATTTAAAGATGATTGGCGTGGAATTCATTGTGAAATAACAAAGTTATGGGATACAAAGGAGACTCCTCAGATAAATATTAGACGAGGTGACTATAACATCCAAGATTTAAAAAATACTATTCAAGATTTAGATTGTGAGATAATTGTGAGAGACCATGGTTACAGATCGATTCATTATCTAATTGGTGTTCCAGTTACAAAGCATGATGAGGTACTTGTAGAGATTCAAGTAAGGACAGTTTTTGAAGAGGCTTGGAGTGAGATAGACCATTTAATGAGATATCCATATGATGTTGATAATCCAATTATAACTGAATACTTAGGTATTTTTAATAGAATAGTTGGAAGTGCAGATGAAATGGGTATGTTTATAAAAAAAATAAAAAAAGAGTTTTCTAATGGAAAAGGTTTAGAAGATAATTTCAGAGAGTTGGATTTAAAATTCAAATAA
- a CDS encoding site-specific integrase, whose amino-acid sequence MIDLENKYKYELYIDDLSHRLREYTIIKKKYIIEMKILPFFKNMKLNHITPVIVRKWQNELLKAINPSSGNPYSQTYIKTIHNQLTAFFNYAIKFHSLQENPCHKAGSIGKKHAEEMNIWTPEEFKLFIEAIKDHPAAYAGFNILFWCGLRVGELLALEIKDIDFENETLNINKSYQRLNKEDVITEPKTPKSKRIIEMPSQLIPVLKDYLKTLYKPKPSTRLIPHTKYIFEHAMKKYSEIAGVKKIRIHDLRHSHASLLIHLGVNPLTIARRLGHEKVETTLNTYSHLFPNSNKEMMELLREV is encoded by the coding sequence GTGATAGATTTAGAAAACAAATATAAATATGAACTTTATATAGATGATTTAAGTCATAGATTAAGAGAATATACTATCATAAAGAAAAAGTATATAATTGAAATGAAAATCCTACCATTTTTTAAAAATATGAAACTTAATCATATTACTCCAGTTATAGTTAGAAAATGGCAAAATGAACTTTTAAAAGCTATAAACCCAAGTAGTGGAAATCCATATAGTCAAACCTATATTAAAACTATTCATAATCAGCTTACAGCTTTTTTTAACTATGCTATTAAGTTTCATTCATTACAAGAAAATCCTTGTCATAAAGCTGGAAGTATTGGAAAGAAACATGCTGAGGAAATGAACATCTGGACTCCAGAAGAGTTTAAATTATTTATTGAAGCTATTAAAGATCACCCTGCTGCTTATGCAGGATTTAATATTTTATTCTGGTGTGGTCTTAGAGTTGGAGAGCTTCTAGCTCTTGAAATAAAAGATATAGATTTTGAAAATGAAACTTTAAATATTAATAAGTCTTATCAGAGATTAAATAAAGAAGATGTCATTACTGAACCTAAGACTCCTAAGAGTAAAAGAATCATTGAAATGCCTTCTCAGTTAATTCCTGTACTAAAAGATTATCTCAAGACACTTTATAAACCAAAACCCAGTACAAGATTAATTCCTCATACTAAATATATTTTTGAACATGCTATGAAAAAATATTCAGAAATTGCTGGAGTAAAAAAAATAAGGATACATGATCTCAGACATTCACATGCATCCTTACTTATTCATTTAGGTGTTAATCCTCTAACTATTGCTAGAAGATTGGGACATGAAAAGGTTGAAACAACCTTAAATACTTATTCTCATTTATTTCCTAATAGTAATAAAGAGATGATGGAGTTATTAAGAGAAGTATAA
- the cls gene encoding cardiolipin synthase, with product MKEIFIALKDYLVFVNIIFACIVIFFERRRPVFTLFWITILLLTSYFGFIMYLFFGISFKKRRALAKYYLKNSHDYLKNLNKKSMVSIKKWIGLSRYLDGVLLGKMTHNNSFTFYPEAKYYFENLTLSIKNAKKSIYMEYYIFDDDEVGAPIYDLLLEKVKEGVEIKIIVDGAGTRGVSRKRVEELKRAGIMFEVFFPSYFPFVKVGNLRANYRDHRKIALIDNKICFSGGLNIGKDYIGKGHLGNWQDIGFSLKGEAIIDYLHEFERSWKFLKKDTTDIFQTIAIDTDDHSLTPIQVVSSGPNYEFHTIKDTFLSLIVKAEKSIHIETPYFIPDEPILDALKAALVSGVKVKIVIPSVGDHAFVYWANQYFYGELIELGAEIYKYKYGFIHSKLVVVDGEIAFLGTANFDYRSMYQNFEISLLILGNNITELEKRIDKDISDSKRVTLEEYKNRGKKDRVLESISKLLAPIL from the coding sequence ATGAAAGAGATATTCATAGCATTAAAGGACTACTTAGTATTTGTTAATATTATATTTGCATGTATCGTTATATTCTTTGAAAGAAGAAGACCTGTATTTACACTATTTTGGATAACAATATTGTTATTGACATCCTATTTTGGATTTATAATGTATCTGTTTTTTGGTATTAGCTTTAAAAAACGTAGAGCTTTAGCAAAATATTATTTAAAAAATAGTCATGATTATTTAAAAAATTTAAATAAAAAATCTATGGTTAGTATTAAAAAATGGATAGGATTAAGTAGATATTTAGATGGAGTTCTTTTAGGAAAAATGACTCATAATAACAGTTTTACATTTTATCCAGAAGCTAAGTATTACTTTGAAAATCTAACATTATCTATAAAAAATGCAAAAAAATCAATATATATGGAATATTATATATTTGATGATGATGAAGTTGGAGCTCCAATTTATGACTTACTTTTAGAAAAGGTTAAAGAGGGAGTAGAGATAAAAATAATAGTAGATGGTGCTGGAACAAGAGGAGTATCTAGAAAAAGAGTTGAAGAACTAAAAAGAGCTGGAATAATGTTTGAAGTTTTCTTTCCATCGTATTTTCCATTTGTAAAAGTTGGTAATTTAAGAGCAAATTATAGAGACCATAGAAAAATAGCTCTTATAGATAATAAAATATGTTTTTCAGGTGGATTGAATATTGGAAAGGATTATATAGGAAAAGGTCATTTAGGAAATTGGCAAGATATAGGATTTTCTTTAAAGGGTGAAGCTATAATAGATTATTTGCATGAATTTGAAAGAAGTTGGAAATTCTTAAAAAAGGATACTACAGATATATTTCAGACTATTGCTATTGATACAGATGATCATAGTTTAACTCCTATACAAGTTGTAAGTTCAGGACCTAATTATGAATTTCATACTATAAAAGATACATTTTTAAGTTTAATAGTAAAAGCTGAAAAAAGTATACATATAGAAACACCATATTTTATTCCAGACGAACCAATTTTAGATGCTTTAAAAGCTGCTTTAGTTTCAGGAGTAAAAGTTAAAATAGTAATACCAAGTGTTGGAGATCACGCTTTTGTTTACTGGGCTAACCAATACTTTTATGGAGAACTAATTGAATTAGGAGCAGAAATATATAAATATAAATACGGATTTATCCATAGTAAACTTGTTGTTGTAGATGGAGAGATTGCATTTTTAGGAACTGCAAACTTTGATTATAGAAGTATGTATCAAAATTTTGAAATAAGTCTTCTGATTTTGGGAAATAACATTACTGAATTAGAGAAAAGAATAGATAAAGATATTTCAGACTCTAAAAGAGTAACATTAGAAGAGTATAAAAATAGAGGAAAAAAAGATAGGGTGTTAGAATCAATTTCTAAATTGTTAGCACCTATATTATAA
- the mnmA gene encoding tRNA 2-thiouridine(34) synthase MnmA has protein sequence MNLEFNKENENKVIAVAMSGGVDSSTVAYLLKKQGYKIFGVTMKTCGEEDKDAKRICDDLGIEHYLLDVTEDFGKEVINYFVDEYSSGRTPNPCMVCNRKIKFGKLIEFAKELGAEALATGHYANIIDGTLAIGDDMNKDQVYFLSQIKKENLKYIIFPIGKMEKPAVRELAKDLGVRVYAKKDSQEICFVEDGKLKEFLMEKTGGKIGKPGQIVNLKGKVLGKHNGLAFYTIGQRKGLGIASANPLYVIELDRKNNRVIVGSNEDLMKNTLVANQLNLFLVEDVKELDGMDCFVKARSRDKLHPCKVKVVDKDTIEILFTEDNVRAVTPGQGAVLYTEDGKVIASSFIIK, from the coding sequence ATGAACTTAGAGTTTAATAAAGAAAACGAAAACAAAGTTATAGCAGTAGCTATGAGTGGAGGAGTAGATTCGTCTACAGTGGCTTATCTTTTAAAGAAACAAGGTTACAAAATTTTTGGTGTAACTATGAAAACTTGTGGAGAAGAGGATAAGGATGCTAAAAGAATATGTGATGATTTAGGTATTGAGCATTATCTTTTAGATGTAACAGAGGATTTTGGAAAAGAGGTTATCAACTATTTCGTAGATGAGTACAGCTCAGGAAGAACTCCAAATCCATGTATGGTTTGTAACAGAAAAATAAAATTTGGAAAACTTATTGAGTTTGCAAAAGAGTTAGGAGCAGAGGCGTTAGCAACTGGTCACTACGCAAATATCATCGATGGTACATTAGCTATTGGTGATGACATGAATAAGGATCAAGTTTATTTCTTATCACAAATAAAAAAAGAAAACTTAAAGTATATCATTTTCCCAATTGGAAAAATGGAAAAACCAGCTGTTAGAGAGTTAGCAAAAGATTTAGGTGTAAGAGTTTATGCTAAAAAAGACTCTCAAGAGATATGTTTTGTTGAAGATGGAAAACTAAAAGAGTTTTTAATGGAAAAAACTGGTGGAAAAATTGGAAAACCAGGACAAATTGTTAATCTAAAAGGAAAAGTTTTAGGAAAACATAATGGATTAGCATTCTACACAATAGGACAAAGAAAAGGATTGGGAATAGCGTCAGCAAACCCACTTTATGTTATAGAGTTAGATAGAAAAAACAACAGAGTTATTGTTGGAAGCAACGAAGACCTTATGAAAAATACTTTAGTTGCAAATCAACTGAATCTATTTTTAGTAGAGGATGTAAAAGAGTTAGATGGAATGGATTGTTTTGTAAAAGCACGTTCTAGAGATAAATTACATCCATGTAAGGTAAAAGTAGTGGATAAAGATACTATAGAAATTTTATTTACAGAGGATAACGTAAGAGCTGTTACTCCAGGACAAGGAGCAGTATTATATACTGAAGACGGTAAAGTTATCGCAAGTTCTTTCATAATTAAATAA